Proteins from a genomic interval of Lolium perenne isolate Kyuss_39 chromosome 1, Kyuss_2.0, whole genome shotgun sequence:
- the LOC127315657 gene encoding uncharacterized protein produces the protein MASMVSKLARAAFATRASPSAVGGLAGGGRRAAAISGSPADALTVSLAEVPKAYPNPPVDENVLKSKEAMWAFYEHWCKFHGISRDRREMARRFKTFSDNARRVYEFNNSNCRGSLAMNPLSDATTEEIKMRNGYRRRTKK, from the exons ATGGCTTCCATGGTGTCCAAGCTCGCGCGGGCAGCCTTCGCAACCCGCGCCTCTCCCTCAGCCGTTGGAGGTCTTGCTGGTGGCGGCCGTCGTGCAGCCGCCATCAGTGGCTCCCCTGCAGACGCCCTCACTGTCTCCCTTGCAG AAGTTCCCAAAGCATATCCCAATCCACCTGTTGATGAGAATGTACTCAAGTCCAAGGAAGCCATGTGGGCCTTCTATGAGCACTGGTGCAAGTTTCATGGCATATCGCGTGACCGTCGTGAGATGGCCCGTCGGTTCAAGACATTTAGTGATAACGCAAGGCGTGTTTACGAGTTCAACAATTCCAACTGCCGTGGCAGTCTGGCAATGAACCCTCTGTCAGATGCGACAACGGAGGAGATCAAGATGAGAAATGGATATAGGCGGCGTACAAAAAAATGA